A region of Pirellulales bacterium DNA encodes the following proteins:
- a CDS encoding class I SAM-dependent methyltransferase, producing MNAADIPDRSLAESLNTLQLAFDLERIAEKNIALADVVEYYQQSDDAYRLFHCSDGALHLALNRNGSFDPAGYYAQAEFVERHIESATAGAAQRILEAGCGNGFNTLHLARRHPQCRFVGVDLTCQHVAAARKAADGLANVEYLQGNYEALGFPDEAFDVAFGVETFCQTADMRLALAEMHRLLRPGGRLVVVDCFRDCILDTSVKFR from the coding sequence GTGAACGCGGCTGACATTCCGGATCGTTCGCTGGCGGAAAGCTTGAACACGCTGCAGCTGGCGTTCGACCTGGAGCGGATTGCCGAGAAAAACATCGCGCTGGCGGACGTGGTGGAGTATTACCAACAAAGCGATGACGCTTATCGGCTGTTCCACTGCAGCGACGGCGCTTTGCACTTAGCGCTAAACCGCAACGGCAGCTTCGATCCGGCGGGTTACTATGCCCAAGCGGAATTTGTGGAGCGGCACATCGAGTCCGCCACAGCGGGTGCGGCCCAGCGAATTTTGGAAGCCGGCTGCGGCAATGGTTTCAACACGCTGCATTTGGCACGTCGGCATCCGCAGTGTCGCTTTGTGGGTGTGGATTTGACGTGTCAACATGTGGCGGCAGCACGGAAAGCGGCCGATGGCCTGGCAAATGTGGAATACTTGCAGGGGAATTACGAGGCGCTCGGTTTTCCCGACGAGGCCTTTGACGTGGCGTTCGGCGTGGAAACATTTTGTCAAACGGCCGATATGCGGCTGGCTTTGGCTGAAATGCACCGATTGCTGCGACCCGGTGGGCGGTTGGTGGTGGTTGATTGTTTTCGGGATTGTATACTTGACACAAGTGTAAAGTTTCGATAA